In one Mycobacterium heckeshornense genomic region, the following are encoded:
- a CDS encoding FadD3 family acyl-CoA ligase, translated as MSWATIPEMVLSAADRFGDAEAVVDGSVRLSFAQLVDRIRCAAGAFAAIGIDKGDRVAIWAPNCAEWIIAAFGLLTAGGVLVPVNTRFKEAEAADIISRSGAKAVLVEKGFLGREFEVPPGVPAIDLKSDFLASGSPSEREVSAHDIADVIYTSGTTGRPKGVMMNHAQTLRNYADWCELADLREGDRYLMVNPFFHTFGYKAGCIASLIRGATMIPVAIFEVDRVLELIERERVTMLPGPPTLYHSLLAARGRRDLSSLRAAVTGAADIPVELVRRMRSELPFQSIMTGYGLTEAGTVTASRRGDSFEEIATTAGRPCDGLEVRIADDGEILVRGYSVMQGYLDDPVATAEAIDDEGWLHTGDLGNLDEGGRLRIVGRKKDMFIVGGFNAYPAEIEGFLLEHPAVAQAAVIGVPDERLGQVGKAFIVRKTAVEADELLSWCRERMAGFKVPRSVQFVEALPVNATGKVMKDDLR; from the coding sequence ATGAGCTGGGCGACCATCCCGGAGATGGTCTTGAGTGCCGCAGACCGCTTCGGCGATGCCGAAGCGGTCGTCGACGGTTCGGTGCGGCTGAGCTTCGCGCAGTTGGTCGACCGGATCCGCTGCGCTGCAGGTGCATTTGCGGCAATCGGCATCGACAAGGGCGACCGGGTGGCCATCTGGGCACCCAACTGCGCCGAGTGGATCATCGCCGCATTCGGCCTGCTGACCGCGGGCGGAGTTTTGGTTCCGGTCAATACCCGCTTCAAGGAAGCCGAGGCCGCCGACATCATCAGTCGCAGCGGGGCCAAAGCCGTCCTGGTCGAAAAGGGCTTCCTCGGTCGGGAATTCGAGGTTCCTCCCGGGGTGCCCGCGATTGACCTGAAGTCGGACTTCCTTGCCAGCGGCTCGCCGTCGGAACGCGAGGTCAGTGCGCACGACATCGCCGACGTCATCTACACCTCGGGCACCACCGGTCGGCCCAAGGGCGTCATGATGAACCACGCGCAGACGCTGCGGAATTATGCGGACTGGTGCGAGCTAGCCGACCTGCGCGAAGGCGATCGGTATCTGATGGTCAACCCGTTTTTCCACACCTTCGGCTACAAAGCGGGCTGCATCGCGTCGCTGATCCGGGGCGCCACCATGATCCCGGTCGCGATCTTCGAAGTCGATCGTGTGCTCGAACTCATTGAACGCGAACGGGTTACCATGCTGCCCGGTCCGCCCACCCTGTATCACTCGCTGCTGGCGGCCCGCGGCAGGCGTGATTTGTCGTCATTGCGGGCGGCAGTGACCGGGGCGGCCGACATCCCGGTGGAGCTCGTTCGCCGGATGCGCAGCGAACTGCCTTTCCAGTCGATCATGACCGGCTACGGATTGACCGAAGCCGGAACGGTCACGGCATCGCGTCGTGGCGATTCGTTCGAGGAGATCGCGACGACCGCCGGCAGGCCGTGCGACGGGCTTGAGGTGCGCATCGCCGACGACGGCGAGATCCTGGTCCGCGGCTACAGCGTCATGCAGGGCTACCTCGACGACCCGGTGGCGACCGCCGAGGCGATCGACGACGAGGGCTGGCTGCATACCGGCGACCTGGGCAACTTGGACGAGGGTGGTCGGCTCCGCATCGTCGGGCGGAAGAAAGACATGTTCATCGTGGGCGGCTTCAACGCTTATCCGGCCGAGATCGAGGGTTTCCTGCTTGAGCACCCCGCCGTCGCGCAGGCCGCCGTGATCGGTGTACCGGACGAGCGGCTCGGGCAGGTGGGCAAGGCATTCATCGTCCGGAAAACCGCCGTGGAGGCTGACGAGTTGCTGAGCTGGTGCCGGGAGCGGATGGCGGGATTCAAGGTGCCGCGCTCGGTGCAGTTCGTCGAGGCATTGCCCGTGAACGCCACGGGCAAGGTGATGAAAGATGACCTGCGCTAG
- a CDS encoding SRPBCC family protein has translation MAVRASREIVIDAPPNVIMEALADINTLTAWSPVHKRVEVLDRYDDGRPHHVRATIKIFGLVDNEILEYHWGPDWVVWDAEATFQQHGQHVEYTLTREGVDKTRVRFDITVEPSGPIPEFLVKRASNIVLATATEGLRERVTGRAKDAREPQ, from the coding sequence GTGGCCGTACGAGCATCCCGGGAAATCGTTATCGACGCGCCGCCCAACGTGATTATGGAAGCGCTCGCCGATATCAACACCCTGACGGCGTGGTCTCCGGTGCACAAACGGGTGGAAGTGCTGGACCGCTACGACGACGGCCGCCCCCACCATGTGAGGGCCACCATCAAGATCTTCGGGCTGGTGGACAACGAGATTCTCGAATATCACTGGGGCCCCGACTGGGTGGTCTGGGATGCCGAGGCAACGTTTCAACAGCATGGACAGCACGTGGAGTACACCCTCACGCGCGAGGGCGTCGACAAGACCCGGGTGCGCTTCGACATCACGGTCGAACCGTCGGGACCGATTCCCGAGTTCCTCGTCAAACGGGCCAGCAACATCGTGTTGGCCACCGCGACCGAGGGGCTGCGCGAGCGGGTTACGGGTCGGGCGAAGGACGCCCGTGAGCCGCAGTAG
- a CDS encoding bacterioferritin-associated ferredoxin: protein MYVCLCNGVTSQTVADAVANGAVTTKKVAEACGAGSECGRCRHTVRAIITSSRTGCQAQQR, encoded by the coding sequence ATGTACGTGTGCCTGTGCAACGGCGTTACCAGCCAGACCGTGGCCGACGCCGTCGCGAACGGGGCGGTGACGACAAAGAAGGTGGCCGAGGCATGCGGGGCAGGCTCCGAATGCGGCCGCTGTCGGCACACCGTGCGGGCGATCATCACGTCCTCACGTACCGGATGCCAAGCGCAGCAACGATAG
- a CDS encoding SRPBCC family protein, which yields MAIRETREVVIEATPGEILDVIADLESLPEWSSAHQSSEVVERRDDGRPKVARMKVRAAGITDEQVVAYTWGEGIVSWTLVSASQQRSQDAVYTLTPEGDKTRVKFEITVDPTVPLPGFLLKRTIKAVMDTSTEGLRKRVLSVKKGRG from the coding sequence ATGGCAATCAGGGAAACTCGCGAAGTCGTCATCGAAGCAACCCCCGGGGAGATCCTCGACGTCATCGCTGATCTGGAATCGCTGCCCGAGTGGTCGTCGGCACATCAAAGCTCCGAAGTGGTCGAAAGGCGAGACGACGGTCGGCCCAAAGTGGCCCGGATGAAAGTCAGGGCGGCCGGCATCACCGATGAGCAGGTGGTCGCCTACACCTGGGGTGAGGGCATCGTGAGCTGGACGCTGGTCAGTGCCAGTCAACAGCGATCCCAGGACGCGGTGTACACGCTGACCCCGGAGGGCGACAAGACTCGGGTGAAGTTCGAGATCACCGTCGACCCGACGGTGCCGCTGCCGGGATTCCTGCTCAAACGAACCATCAAAGCAGTGATGGACACCTCGACCGAAGGACTGCGAAAGCGGGTGCTGAGCGTCAAGAAAGGCCGCGGTTGA
- a CDS encoding amidohydrolase family protein produces the protein MSTSDLSYPLFDADNHLYETQDSLTKYLPKQYKDAIQYVQVNGRTKIAVRGVISDYIPNPTFEVVARPGAMEEYFKHGNPEGKSRREIFGEPMRSIPAFREPGPRLELMDELGVDRSLMFPTLASLVEERMRDDPELIHVVVHALNQWLDEVWGFNYKGRIFTVPVVTLPIVEKAIEELEWVVGRGARAILVRPAPVPGYRGPRSFALPEFDPFWQRVVEHDVLVAMHSSDSGYARYTAEWDGTDKEMLPFQTNAFAMLNEWRPVQDAVASWVIHGALFRFPQLKVAVIENGSKWLAPLLDQLADVYKKTPESFLGNPVEEIKNRIHVSPFYEDGVSDLIDLIGVDRVLFGSDYPHPEGLAQPRHFADALQHLDVADQAKIMGGNLSRLVSV, from the coding sequence ATGTCGACGTCCGACCTGTCGTATCCGCTGTTCGACGCGGACAACCACCTGTACGAGACGCAGGATTCGCTGACCAAGTACCTGCCCAAGCAGTACAAGGACGCGATCCAGTACGTGCAGGTGAACGGTCGCACCAAGATCGCGGTCCGCGGGGTGATCAGCGACTACATCCCCAACCCGACCTTCGAGGTGGTGGCGCGCCCCGGAGCGATGGAGGAGTACTTCAAGCACGGCAACCCGGAGGGTAAGAGCCGGCGCGAGATTTTCGGCGAGCCGATGCGCTCGATTCCCGCATTTCGTGAGCCCGGCCCGCGGTTGGAGTTGATGGACGAGCTGGGTGTCGACCGCTCGCTGATGTTCCCGACGTTGGCCAGCCTTGTTGAGGAGCGCATGCGCGACGACCCCGAACTCATCCACGTGGTGGTGCACGCGCTGAACCAGTGGCTCGACGAGGTATGGGGTTTCAACTACAAGGGCCGTATTTTCACGGTCCCGGTGGTGACCCTGCCGATTGTCGAGAAGGCCATCGAGGAGCTTGAGTGGGTGGTTGGCCGCGGTGCCCGCGCGATCCTGGTCCGGCCAGCCCCGGTGCCCGGGTACCGTGGTCCGCGCTCGTTTGCCTTACCGGAGTTCGACCCGTTCTGGCAGCGCGTCGTCGAGCACGACGTGCTGGTGGCCATGCATTCGTCGGATTCCGGCTATGCCCGATACACGGCCGAATGGGATGGCACCGACAAGGAGATGCTGCCATTCCAGACGAATGCGTTCGCCATGCTCAACGAGTGGCGCCCGGTTCAGGATGCCGTGGCCTCCTGGGTGATTCACGGGGCTTTATTCCGGTTCCCGCAGTTGAAGGTCGCGGTGATCGAGAACGGGTCGAAGTGGCTGGCGCCGTTGCTGGATCAGCTGGCCGACGTGTACAAAAAGACGCCGGAGAGCTTCCTGGGCAATCCGGTTGAGGAGATCAAGAACCGCATCCACGTCAGCCCGTTCTACGAGGACGGGGTGAGCGACCTGATCGATCTGATTGGAGTGGACCGGGTGCTGTTCGGGTCTGACTACCCGCATCCGGAAGGGCTGGCCCAGCCACGTCACTTCGCCGACGCGCTCCAGCACCTGGACGTGGCCGATCAGGCCAAGATCATGGGCGGCAACTTGTCTCGACTCGTGTCGGTGTGA
- a CDS encoding 3-hydroxyacyl-CoA dehydrogenase NAD-binding domain-containing protein, producing the protein MAANIIAWDKDADGIVTLTMDDPSGSANVMNEAYIESMGETVDRLVAEKDSITGVVITSAKKTFFAGGDLTAMVKARPEDAGQFFDTVERIKKQLRTLETFGKPVVAAINGAALGGGLEIALACHHRIAADVKGSQIGVPEVTLGLLPGGGGVTRTVRMFGIQKAFVEILAQGTRFKPAKAKQIGLVDEVVPTVEELVPAAKTWIKANPDAHVQPWDKPDYKMPGGTPSSPSLAAILPSFPSNLRKQLKGAPMPAPRAILAAAVEGAQVDFDTASRIESRYFTSLVTSQVAKNMIQAFFFDLQHINSGGSRPEGYEKTTFKKVAVLGAGMMGAAIAYVCAKAGMDVVLKDVSLEAAQRGKEYSEKLEAKALQRGKTTQQRSDALLSRIHPTADVNDAAGADLVIEAVFESVDLKHKVFGEIEPIVAPDAVLGSNTSTLPITELATGVKRAEDFIGLHFFSPVDKMPLLEIIKGRKTSDATLAKAIDLAMQIGKTPIVVNDSRGFYTSRVIGTFINEAIAMLGEGVEPASIEHAGGQAGYPAPPLQLSDELNLELMAKIAKATREGVEATGLTYTPHPAEAVVNKMLELGRPGKLKGAGFYEYADGKRVGLWPGLRETFKSGSSKPPLADIIDRMLFAEALETQKCLDEGVLTSTADANIGSIMGIGFPPWTGGTAQFVVGYPGGKEGFVARARELAAKYGDRFLPPESLPG; encoded by the coding sequence ATGGCAGCCAACATCATTGCTTGGGACAAGGACGCCGATGGCATCGTCACGCTGACCATGGACGACCCTTCCGGGTCGGCCAACGTGATGAACGAGGCCTACATCGAGTCGATGGGTGAGACCGTCGATCGCCTTGTCGCCGAGAAGGATTCGATCACCGGCGTGGTGATCACCAGCGCCAAGAAGACCTTCTTTGCCGGCGGTGACCTGACCGCAATGGTCAAGGCGCGACCGGAGGATGCCGGGCAGTTCTTCGACACTGTGGAGCGCATCAAAAAGCAGCTACGCACCCTCGAGACGTTCGGGAAGCCCGTCGTCGCGGCCATCAACGGGGCGGCGCTGGGCGGTGGTCTGGAGATCGCCCTGGCATGTCATCACCGGATCGCCGCCGACGTCAAGGGCAGCCAGATCGGAGTACCGGAGGTGACCCTCGGCTTGCTGCCCGGTGGGGGCGGCGTAACGCGGACGGTGCGGATGTTCGGCATCCAAAAGGCGTTCGTGGAAATCCTGGCGCAGGGAACCCGGTTCAAGCCGGCCAAGGCCAAGCAGATTGGTCTTGTCGACGAGGTGGTTCCCACCGTGGAAGAGCTGGTGCCCGCCGCCAAGACATGGATCAAGGCCAACCCCGACGCGCACGTGCAGCCGTGGGACAAGCCGGACTACAAGATGCCCGGCGGCACGCCGTCATCGCCGTCGCTGGCAGCCATCCTGCCGTCGTTCCCGTCGAACTTGCGCAAACAGCTCAAGGGCGCTCCGATGCCGGCGCCGCGGGCCATCCTGGCCGCCGCCGTGGAGGGCGCGCAGGTCGACTTCGACACCGCCAGCCGCATCGAAAGCCGGTATTTCACGTCGCTGGTCACTTCGCAGGTGGCCAAGAACATGATTCAGGCATTCTTCTTCGACCTGCAGCACATCAACTCGGGCGGCTCCCGACCCGAGGGCTACGAGAAGACCACGTTCAAGAAGGTCGCCGTGCTCGGTGCCGGAATGATGGGTGCGGCCATCGCCTATGTGTGCGCCAAGGCGGGCATGGACGTGGTGCTCAAAGACGTCAGCTTGGAGGCGGCGCAGAGGGGCAAGGAGTACTCGGAAAAGCTGGAAGCCAAGGCGTTGCAACGGGGCAAGACCACTCAGCAGCGTTCGGATGCGCTGTTGTCCCGTATCCATCCGACCGCTGACGTTAATGACGCGGCGGGCGCGGACCTGGTCATCGAGGCGGTATTCGAGTCGGTTGACTTGAAGCACAAGGTGTTTGGCGAGATCGAGCCGATAGTGGCGCCCGACGCGGTACTGGGGTCCAACACTTCGACGTTGCCGATCACCGAACTGGCCACCGGTGTCAAGCGCGCCGAGGACTTCATCGGCCTGCACTTCTTCTCACCGGTCGACAAGATGCCGTTGCTGGAAATCATCAAGGGCCGCAAGACCTCTGACGCCACCCTGGCCAAGGCTATTGATCTGGCGATGCAGATCGGGAAAACGCCGATCGTGGTCAACGACAGCCGCGGCTTCTACACCAGCCGGGTGATCGGCACATTCATCAACGAGGCGATCGCGATGCTCGGCGAGGGCGTGGAGCCGGCCAGCATCGAACATGCCGGTGGTCAGGCCGGCTACCCGGCGCCGCCGCTGCAGCTCTCCGACGAGCTCAACCTGGAGCTGATGGCCAAGATCGCCAAGGCGACGCGCGAAGGCGTCGAGGCCACGGGCCTGACCTACACCCCGCATCCGGCCGAGGCCGTCGTCAACAAGATGTTGGAGCTGGGCCGGCCGGGCAAGCTCAAGGGCGCCGGCTTCTACGAGTACGCCGACGGCAAGCGGGTCGGGCTGTGGCCGGGTCTGCGGGAGACCTTCAAGTCGGGTTCGTCGAAGCCGCCGCTGGCCGACATCATCGACCGCATGCTGTTCGCGGAGGCCCTGGAAACCCAGAAGTGCCTCGACGAGGGGGTGCTGACGTCCACCGCCGACGCCAACATCGGATCGATCATGGGTATCGGTTTCCCGCCGTGGACCGGTGGCACCGCGCAGTTCGTCGTCGGCTATCCGGGTGGTAAGGAAGGTTTTGTCGCCCGCGCCCGCGAGTTGGCCGCCAAGTACGGCGACCGGTTCTTACCACCGGAGTCGCTGCCCGGTTAG
- a CDS encoding class I SAM-dependent methyltransferase encodes MASRHALFRVFYRLGFTPWDGHPQSPVLRGLIEGSDALPPGSALDVGCGTGDASIYLAQHGWHVTGVDFVPKALDRARAKARAANVTVNFVRADVTHLGQAGIGSGFQVIVDNGCFHGMSAHDRDLYVDEITAAAAPGARLVMVAFAPRGGFGPAGVEQSEIERRFTPGWSLLSATDEPRWADGNRFAARFHARTYLLQRR; translated from the coding sequence ATGGCTTCCCGACACGCATTGTTTCGCGTCTTCTACCGGCTGGGTTTTACCCCGTGGGACGGCCATCCGCAGTCGCCGGTATTGCGTGGGCTCATCGAGGGATCCGACGCGCTGCCGCCAGGGTCGGCACTTGACGTCGGATGTGGCACCGGAGATGCGTCGATCTACCTGGCCCAGCACGGATGGCACGTCACCGGGGTGGACTTCGTGCCGAAGGCACTCGATAGAGCTCGAGCAAAGGCTCGGGCGGCAAACGTCACGGTCAACTTCGTCCGGGCCGACGTCACGCATCTAGGTCAGGCCGGAATCGGCTCGGGATTCCAGGTGATCGTGGACAACGGTTGCTTCCACGGCATGAGTGCTCATGACCGCGACCTCTATGTCGACGAGATCACGGCCGCCGCCGCGCCCGGCGCACGGCTGGTGATGGTGGCCTTCGCGCCCCGCGGCGGTTTTGGCCCGGCGGGCGTCGAGCAGTCGGAAATCGAACGTCGCTTCACGCCGGGCTGGTCGCTGTTGTCGGCGACTGACGAACCGCGCTGGGCGGATGGAAACAGGTTTGCCGCCCGATTCCACGCCCGCACCTACCTGCTGCAGCGCCGGTAG
- a CDS encoding alpha-keto acid decarboxylase family protein has protein sequence MNGTEHCAYTVGDYLLDRLTELGVSEIFGVPGDYNLEFLDHIVAHPGLRWVGNANELNAGYAADGYGRLRGMSAVVTTFGVGELSAANAIAGSYAEHVPVVHIVGGPSKDAQGTRRALHHSLGDGDFEHFLRISREITCAQTTLMPATATREIDRVLSEVREQKQPGYILMATDVARFPAEPPEAPLPRYTGGTSPRALSLFIDAATKLIGDHQVTVLADYLVHRLDAIPQLEALLSADAVPHATLMWGKSLVDESNPNFLGIYVGAASAEPVRRAVEEAPVLVTAGVVFTDMVSSFFSQRIDPARTIDVGVDQSTVAGQVFAPLEMGTALEALATIIAERGITSPPVTPASGGAPLQSPPRDQPLTQKILWDRLAAALTPGNVVVADQGTSFYGMACHRLPRGVTFIGQPLWGSIGYTLPAALGAGLAHRDRRPVLLIGDGAAQLTAQDLGVFSREGLAPVIVLVNNDGYTIERAIHGKNASYNDIVSWRWAEVPRALGVTNALTFRAQTCGELDDAFTAAARHQDRMVFIEAVVPRLDVPDLLAELARPTSPDGSARR, from the coding sequence GTGAATGGAACTGAGCACTGTGCCTACACCGTGGGTGACTATCTGCTCGACCGCCTGACCGAACTCGGCGTCTCCGAAATCTTCGGCGTGCCCGGTGACTACAACCTTGAATTTCTCGACCACATCGTCGCGCATCCCGGTCTTCGCTGGGTGGGCAACGCCAACGAGCTCAACGCCGGCTACGCCGCTGACGGTTACGGGCGGCTGCGTGGAATGTCAGCAGTGGTCACCACGTTCGGAGTCGGCGAACTGTCAGCGGCCAACGCGATCGCAGGCAGCTACGCCGAACACGTACCAGTGGTGCATATTGTCGGCGGTCCGTCCAAGGACGCGCAGGGGACACGGCGGGCGCTGCATCATTCACTCGGCGACGGCGACTTCGAGCACTTCCTGCGGATCAGCCGCGAAATCACCTGTGCACAAACGACGCTCATGCCTGCGACGGCTACCCGGGAAATCGATCGGGTGCTTTCGGAGGTACGGGAACAAAAACAGCCCGGGTATATCCTGATGGCCACCGACGTCGCGCGCTTTCCGGCTGAACCGCCGGAGGCGCCGCTGCCACGCTATACCGGCGGCACCAGCCCACGTGCTCTTTCGCTATTCATCGACGCCGCAACCAAACTCATCGGAGACCATCAAGTCACCGTGCTCGCGGATTATCTGGTCCATCGCCTCGACGCCATCCCGCAACTCGAGGCGCTGCTGTCGGCCGATGCGGTCCCCCACGCCACCCTGATGTGGGGAAAGAGCCTGGTCGACGAGAGCAACCCGAACTTCCTGGGCATCTATGTGGGCGCGGCCAGCGCCGAGCCTGTGCGCCGCGCGGTCGAGGAGGCGCCGGTCCTGGTGACCGCCGGTGTGGTGTTCACCGACATGGTCAGCAGCTTCTTCAGCCAGCGCATCGACCCGGCCCGAACCATCGACGTCGGAGTTGATCAGAGCACCGTGGCCGGCCAGGTGTTCGCGCCCCTGGAGATGGGGACCGCACTGGAAGCGCTGGCCACGATTATCGCTGAACGTGGAATCACGTCGCCACCGGTCACACCCGCATCCGGCGGCGCCCCTTTGCAGTCTCCGCCGCGAGACCAGCCCCTCACTCAAAAAATATTGTGGGACCGGCTTGCTGCGGCGCTGACTCCGGGGAACGTGGTGGTCGCCGACCAAGGCACCTCGTTTTACGGGATGGCGTGCCACCGACTGCCCCGGGGGGTGACATTCATCGGCCAGCCCCTGTGGGGATCAATTGGCTATACGCTGCCGGCGGCCCTCGGCGCCGGCCTGGCGCACCGGGATCGCCGCCCGGTGCTGCTGATCGGCGATGGCGCCGCGCAGCTGACCGCCCAGGATCTCGGAGTCTTCTCCCGCGAAGGGCTGGCACCGGTGATCGTGCTGGTCAACAACGATGGTTACACCATAGAACGGGCGATACACGGAAAGAACGCTTCCTACAACGACATTGTGAGCTGGCGTTGGGCTGAGGTGCCGCGTGCGCTGGGCGTGACGAACGCACTCACGTTCCGGGCGCAAACCTGTGGCGAGCTCGACGACGCCTTTACCGCCGCCGCCCGGCACCAGGACCGGATGGTGTTCATCGAAGCCGTCGTCCCCCGCTTGGACGTCCCTGACCTTCTCGCCGAACTCGCCCGGCCCACCTCCCCGGATGGCAGTGCGCGCCGCTGA
- a CDS encoding pyridoxal phosphate-dependent aminotransferase — protein sequence MTVSRLRPYATTVFAEMSALAARIGAVNLGQGFPDEDGPPGMLRAAQDAIARGVNQYPPGIGMAPLRHAIAAHRKRHYGVDYDPDTEVLVTVGATEAIAAAVLGLVEPGDEVILIQPFYDSYSPVVAMAGARRVVVPLVLDGRGFALDVDALRRAVTPRTKALILNSPHNPTGMVLTHAELAAVAEIAVEANLLVISDEVYEHLVYDGRRHLPPGTFPGMAERTVTISSAAKMFNCTGWKIGWACGPSDLIAGVRAAKQYLSYVGGAPFQPAVAEALNNEEAWVAALRTALQARRDRLASALAEVGFDVHDSSGTYFLCADPRPLGYDDSTAFCAALPGKVGVAAIPMSAFCDPDGEPARLWNHLVRFTFAKRDDTLDEAIRRLTALRDRSATAAHGRPSPDP from the coding sequence ATGACGGTGTCGCGACTGCGGCCATATGCGACCACGGTGTTTGCCGAAATGTCTGCGCTGGCCGCCAGGATCGGCGCAGTGAACCTCGGGCAGGGTTTTCCCGATGAGGACGGCCCACCCGGGATGCTCAGGGCCGCGCAGGATGCCATCGCGCGGGGGGTCAACCAGTACCCGCCGGGGATCGGGATGGCGCCGCTACGCCACGCCATCGCCGCGCATCGCAAACGGCACTACGGCGTCGACTACGATCCGGACACCGAAGTGCTGGTGACGGTCGGCGCGACCGAAGCCATCGCCGCGGCGGTGCTCGGACTGGTCGAGCCGGGCGATGAGGTGATCTTGATCCAGCCCTTCTACGACTCCTACTCGCCGGTGGTGGCGATGGCCGGGGCGCGGCGGGTTGTCGTCCCACTGGTGTTGGATGGCCGCGGCTTCGCGCTGGACGTCGACGCGCTGCGCCGCGCGGTGACGCCGCGCACCAAAGCGCTGATACTCAACTCACCGCACAACCCCACCGGCATGGTGCTCACGCATGCCGAGCTGGCGGCCGTCGCGGAAATCGCCGTCGAGGCGAACCTGCTGGTCATCTCCGACGAGGTGTACGAGCACCTGGTGTATGACGGCCGCCGGCACCTGCCCCCGGGCACCTTCCCAGGAATGGCCGAACGTACCGTCACCATCTCCAGTGCCGCCAAGATGTTCAATTGCACCGGCTGGAAGATCGGATGGGCTTGCGGCCCATCCGATCTCATCGCCGGGGTACGGGCAGCCAAGCAGTATCTGAGCTACGTCGGCGGCGCCCCGTTCCAGCCGGCGGTGGCTGAGGCGCTCAATAACGAAGAGGCCTGGGTGGCCGCACTGCGCACCGCGTTGCAGGCCAGGCGTGACCGACTGGCGAGCGCACTGGCCGAAGTGGGCTTCGACGTCCACGACAGTTCGGGCACCTACTTCCTGTGCGCGGATCCCCGTCCATTGGGCTATGACGACAGCACCGCGTTCTGTGCCGCGCTGCCCGGGAAGGTCGGGGTGGCCGCGATCCCGATGTCGGCCTTCTGCGACCCCGACGGCGAGCCTGCCAGGCTCTGGAATCACCTGGTGCGGTTCACATTTGCCAAACGGGATGACACCCTCGACGAGGCGATCCGCCGGCTGACGGCGCTACGCGACCGAAGCGCTACTGCGGCTCACGGGCGTCCTTCGCCCGACCCGTAA
- a CDS encoding acetyl-CoA C-acetyltransferase: MSEEAFIYEAIRTPRGKQKNGSLHEVKPLDLIVGLINELRRRFPDLDENMISDVILGVVSPVGDQGGDIARTAVLAAGLPDTTGGVQLNRFCASGLEAVNTAAQKVRSGWDDLVLAGGVESMSRVPMGSDGGAMALDPATNYDVGFVPQGIGADLIATLEGFSREDVDAYALRSQQRAAAAWSGGYFAKSVVAVRDQNGLLILDHDEHMRPDTTMEGLAKLKPAFEGIAALGGFDDVALQKYHWVEKINHVHTGGNSSGIVDGAALVLIGSEAAGKSQGLTPRARIVATATSGAEPTIMLTGPTPATRKVLDRAGLRIDDIDLFELNEAFASVVLKYQKDLNIPDEKLNVNGGAIAMGHPLGATGAMILGTMVDELERRGARRALVTLCIGGGMGVATIIERV; this comes from the coding sequence ATGTCCGAAGAAGCCTTCATCTACGAGGCGATCCGTACTCCGCGCGGCAAGCAGAAAAACGGCTCGCTCCATGAGGTCAAGCCACTCGACCTAATCGTCGGCCTCATCAACGAGCTGCGCCGCCGCTTCCCCGACCTCGACGAGAACATGATCAGTGACGTCATCCTGGGCGTGGTGTCGCCGGTCGGTGACCAGGGCGGCGACATCGCCCGCACCGCGGTGCTGGCCGCAGGGTTGCCCGACACCACCGGCGGGGTGCAGCTCAACCGGTTCTGCGCGTCCGGGCTCGAGGCGGTGAACACCGCTGCGCAAAAGGTGCGTTCCGGCTGGGACGACCTGGTGCTCGCCGGCGGTGTGGAGTCGATGAGCCGGGTGCCGATGGGTTCCGACGGTGGCGCCATGGCGCTCGACCCGGCCACCAACTACGACGTCGGGTTCGTGCCGCAGGGCATCGGTGCCGACCTAATCGCCACCCTGGAGGGTTTCTCCCGCGAGGACGTCGACGCCTACGCGTTGCGCAGCCAGCAGCGCGCCGCCGCGGCCTGGTCCGGTGGCTACTTCGCCAAGTCGGTGGTGGCAGTCCGCGACCAGAACGGGCTGCTGATCCTCGACCACGACGAGCACATGCGGCCCGATACCACGATGGAGGGGCTGGCCAAACTGAAGCCGGCCTTCGAAGGCATTGCGGCGCTCGGCGGTTTCGACGATGTGGCGCTGCAGAAGTATCACTGGGTGGAAAAGATCAACCACGTCCACACCGGCGGCAACAGCTCCGGGATCGTCGACGGCGCCGCGCTGGTGCTCATCGGATCCGAAGCCGCGGGCAAGTCGCAGGGCCTCACGCCGCGGGCCCGCATCGTGGCCACCGCCACCAGCGGCGCCGAGCCGACGATCATGCTCACCGGGCCGACGCCAGCCACCCGCAAGGTGCTCGACCGGGCCGGCCTGAGGATCGACGACATCGACCTGTTCGAGCTCAACGAGGCGTTCGCCTCGGTGGTACTGAAGTACCAAAAGGATCTCAACATCCCCGACGAGAAGCTCAACGTCAACGGCGGTGCGATCGCGATGGGCCACCCGCTGGGCGCCACCGGCGCGATGATCCTGGGCACCATGGTCGACGAGCTGGAGCGACGGGGGGCGCGACGCGCATTGGTCACGTTGTGCATCGGCGGCGGCATGGGTGTCGCCACCATCATCGAGAGGGTTTAA